From Alosa sapidissima isolate fAloSap1 chromosome 2, fAloSap1.pri, whole genome shotgun sequence, one genomic window encodes:
- the LOC121691587 gene encoding butyrophilin subfamily 2 member A2-like, which translates to MAAGGTDNGFKLVIPDRVVKCKDGDDVTLHCHLSPETNAVAMEIRWFRQTDCIYLYRNGHVIEGRGYEGRVSVDPQQLQRGDVSLTLRRSRWRDDDDRGVYTCQVISGGHQEEGRVRLGIYSKSSVSLL; encoded by the exons ATGGCAGCTGGGGGCACAGACAACG GTTTTAAACTGGTCATCCCTGATCGTGTTGTGAAGTGTAAAGATGGTGATGATGTCACACTGCACTGTCACCTCTCTCCTGAAACCAAtgctgttgccatggagatcAGGTGGtttagacagacagactgtaTCTACCTGTATAGGAATGGTCATGTGATAGAGGGGAGGGGCTATgagggcagagtgagtgtggacCCCCAGCAGCTGCAGAGAGGAGACGTGTCTCTCACACTGAGGAGGAGCAGATggagagatgatgatgatagaGGAGTGTACACATGCCAGGTCATCAGTGGAGGACACCAGGAGGAGGGAAGAGTCAGGTTGGGGATCTACAGTAAGTCTTCTGTTTCACTGCTGTAA
- the LOC121697581 gene encoding trichohyalin-like, whose protein sequence is MEESVQSLALPAWLKATDELMEKNRQLEENKETMEEKDLEMEKMNLQLEEKNREMEEKMNLQLEEKNREMEKMNLQLEEKNREMEKMNLQLEEKNREMEKMNLQLEDKNREMEKMNLQLEEKNREITERNKNLEEGRKALQEKDKQLKDKDVEMEERKRLVHERDKQIEERENKIKERDKRIEESENNSQEKTKQLEMKDKLLEGKDLQIKDGENNLKEKMQLLEENKKRLMEREKMLEDKKREMEKMLKQLEENKKEGEKMTQQLEEKNKGMENMNRQLDEKNKLIHQRDTELGNMTTRERERESLLENMIKRERERESLLENMTIRERERESLLENMTKRERERESLLENMTCEQLEERDKQLEEERDKQLE, encoded by the exons ATGGAGGAATCTGTCCAGTCTCTGG CTCTCCCTGCATGGCTGAAGGCAACTGATGAGTTAATGGAGAAAAACAGACAACTGGAGGAAAACAAGGAGACAATGGAGGAGAAAGACTTGGAAATGGAGAAGATGAACCTGCAGTTagaggagaagaacagagagatggaggagaagatgaACCTGCAGTTagaggagaagaacagagagatggagaagatgaaCCTGCAGCTagaggagaagaacagagagatggagaagatgaaTCTGCAGTTagaggagaagaacagagagatggagaagatgaaCCTGCAGCTAGAGGACaagaacagagagatggagaagatgaaCCTGCAGCTagaggagaagaacagagagataaCTGAGAGAAACAAAAATCTAGAAGAGGGCAGGAAGGCTCTTCAGGAGAAAGACAAACAACTGAAAGATAAAGATGTGgaaatggaggagaggaaaagacttGTAcatgagagagacaaacagatagaagagagagaaaacaaaatcaAGGAGAGAGACAAGAGGATAGAGGAGAGTGAGAACAACTCCCAGGAGAAAACCAAACAATTAGAGATGAAAGACAAACTACTGGAGGGAAAGGACTTGCAGATTAAAGATGGAGAAAATAATCTCAAGGAGAAGATGCAACTTCTGGAGGAGAACAAAAAGagactgatggagagagagaagatgctggaggacaagaaaagagagatggagaagatgtTAAAACAACTAGAGGAGAacaagaaagagggggagaagatGACACAACAGCTAGAAGAGAAGAACAAAGGCATGGAGAACATGAACCGACAACTTGATGAGAAGAATAAACTCATCCATCAAAGAGACACAGAACTGGGGAACATGACtacacgagagagggagagagagagtttactgGAGAACATGATtaaacgagagagggagagagagagtctactGGAGAACATGACTatacgagagagggagagagagagtttactgGAGAACATGACtaaacgagagagggagagagagagtctactGGAGAACATGACCTGTGAG cagctggaggagagagataaacagctggaggaggagagagataaacagctggag
- the LOC121697574 gene encoding GTPase IMAP family member 4-like has translation MEEPPFMGGESPGPAPPVSPAVSELRLVLLGGSTAGKRAAGNTILGTHTLTHTSTESQHSESRQGEVAGRRVTVVDTPDWFCSELSEKDMRQDVGLCVRLSAPGPHAFLLVIPVEPSEGEERRMLEKMEDIFGEGCWGHTLILFTHAEGLRERSVEELLQTGSQELQQLVEKCGNRCHLLNIKDRPDDTKITQLLEKIEEMVSGNRERFYSSETYQEAERQLREIERRMQKEREVEERKLREERERREEHDKNVQESLKKMEGEIQQHETEIRTLSEKTTELERKMKEERDEEKKREIERELNKEIALREEMERKNISISKEKMEAEFNRQMEEKEREIERMRRVLSDRDSESESERGAIQRLSISLLHVMSPELQH, from the exons ATGGAGGAGCCTCCATTCA tgggAGGAGAGAGTCCTGGTCCAGCCCCCCCAGTGTCTCCTGCTGTGTCTGAGCTGAGGCTGGTGCTGCTGGGAGGGAGCACAGCTGGGAAGAGGGCAGcaggaaacaccatcctgggcacacacacactcacacacacatccacagagtCCCAGCACAGTGAGAGCAGACAGGGGGAGGTGGCTGGGAGACGGGTGACCGTGGTGGACACTCCAGACTGGTTCTGCAGTGAACTCTCTGAGAAGGACATGAGACAGGACGTGGGGCTTtgtgtccgtctgtctgccCCAGGACCTCACGCCTTCCTCCTGGTGATTCCAGTGGAGCCGtctgaaggggaggagaggaggatgctggAGAAAATGGAGGATATTTTTGGGGAGGGCTGTTGGGGACACACACTGATCCTCTTCACCCATGCTGaggggctgagagagaggagtgtggagGAGTTGCTCCAGACAGGGAGCCAGGAGCTCCAGCAGCTGgtagagaaatgtgggaacaggtGTCACCTTCTCAACATTAAGGACAGGCCTGATGATACTAAGATCACACAGCTGCTAGAGAAGATAGAAgagatggtgtcaggaaacagagagagattctACAGCAGTGAGACCTACcaggaggcagagagacagctcagagagatagagagaaggatgcagaAAGAacgagaggtggaggagaggaaactgagggaggagagagagagaagagaggaacatGATAAAAATGTGCAGGAGTCTCtgaagaagatggagggagagattcAGCAGCATGAAACAGAAATCAGGACATTGAGTGAGAAAACAACAGAACtggagagaaagatgaaagaagagagggatgaggagaagaagagagagatagagcgagaACTGAATAAAGAGATTGCactgagagaggagatggagagaaa AAACATCAGCATCAGCAAGGAGAAGATGGAGGCAGAGTTCAACAggcagatggaggagaaggagagagaaatagagaggatGAGACGAGTGCTTAGTGATAGAGACTCTGAGtctgagagtgagaggggggcCATCCAGAGACTCAGCATCTCCCTCCTCCATGTGATGAGCCCAGAGTTACAGCACTGA